One Streptococcus sp. DTU_2020_1001019_1_SI_AUS_MUR_006 DNA window includes the following coding sequences:
- a CDS encoding valine--tRNA ligase, producing the protein MSKELSPKYNPAEVEAGRYQKWLDEDVFKPSGDKKAKPYSIVIPPPNVTGKLHLGHAWDTTLQDIIIRQKRMQGFDTLWLPGMDHAGIATQAKVEERLRGEGISRYDLGREKFLDKVWEWKDEYATTIKEQWGKMGLSVDYSRERFTLDEGLSKAVRKVFVDLYKKGWIYRGEFIINWDPAARTALSDIEVIHKDVEGAFYHMNYMLEDGSRALEVATTRPETMFGDVAVAVNPEDPRYKDLIGKNVILPIANKLIPIVGDEHADPEFGTGVVKITPAHDPNDFLVGQRHNLPQVNVMNDDGTMNDLAFEFAGMDRFEARKAVVAKLEEIGALVKIEKRVHSVGHSERTGVVVEPRLSTQWFVKMDQLAKNAIANQDTEDKVEFYPPRFNDTFLQWMENVHDWVISRQLWWGHQIPAWYNAEGEMYVGEEAPEGDGWTQDEDVLDTWFSSALWPFSTMGWPDVDSEDFKRYFPTSTLVTGYDIIFFWVSRMIFQSLEFTGRQPFQNVLIHGLIRDEQGRKMSKSLGNGIDPMDVIEKYGADALRWFLSNGSAPGQDVRFSYEKMDASWNFINKIWNISRYILMNNEGLTLEQATANVEKVVNKEAGNVTDRWILHNLNETIGKVTENFDKFEFGVAGHILYNFIWDEFADWYVELTKEVLYSDNEEEKVITRSVLLYTLDKILRLLHPIMPFVTEEIFGQISEGSIVTAEYPTVNPAFEDLAAHTGVESLKDLIRAVRNARAEVNVAPSKPITILVKTSDSDLEAFFNSNVNYIKRFTNPEHLEIASNIPAPELAMSSVITGAEIYLPLADLLNVEEELARLDKELAKWQKELDMVSKKLSNERFVANAKPEVVQKERDKQADYQAKYDATVARIDEMKKLVK; encoded by the coding sequence ATGTCTAAAGAACTTTCACCTAAATACAATCCAGCCGAGGTTGAGGCTGGTCGTTACCAAAAATGGCTTGACGAAGATGTTTTCAAGCCTTCTGGCGATAAAAAGGCTAAGCCATACTCTATCGTGATTCCACCACCAAACGTAACTGGTAAACTCCACCTTGGTCACGCTTGGGATACAACGTTGCAAGATATCATCATCCGTCAAAAACGCATGCAAGGCTTTGATACGCTTTGGCTTCCAGGGATGGACCACGCTGGGATTGCAACTCAGGCTAAGGTTGAGGAGCGCTTGCGTGGCGAGGGCATCAGCCGTTACGACCTTGGTCGTGAGAAATTCCTTGATAAAGTCTGGGAATGGAAAGACGAATATGCCACTACTATCAAGGAACAATGGGGTAAGATGGGGCTCTCTGTAGACTACTCTCGCGAACGTTTCACGCTTGACGAAGGTTTGTCAAAAGCGGTTCGCAAGGTCTTTGTGGACCTTTACAAGAAAGGCTGGATCTACCGTGGTGAGTTTATCATCAACTGGGACCCAGCAGCTCGTACAGCCCTTTCTGATATCGAGGTTATTCACAAGGATGTCGAAGGTGCCTTCTACCACATGAATTACATGCTGGAAGATGGCTCACGCGCTCTTGAGGTTGCGACAACTCGTCCTGAGACTATGTTTGGAGACGTTGCCGTTGCGGTCAATCCAGAAGACCCACGCTACAAGGACTTGATCGGTAAAAACGTCATCCTTCCAATCGCTAATAAACTCATCCCAATCGTTGGAGATGAGCACGCAGATCCAGAGTTTGGTACTGGTGTCGTGAAAATCACACCTGCCCACGATCCAAATGACTTCTTGGTTGGTCAACGCCACAACTTGCCACAAGTCAACGTCATGAACGACGACGGAACTATGAATGACTTGGCCTTCGAATTTGCAGGCATGGACCGTTTCGAAGCTCGTAAGGCAGTCGTTGCTAAGTTGGAAGAAATCGGTGCCCTCGTTAAAATCGAAAAACGTGTCCACAGTGTTGGTCACTCAGAACGTACAGGTGTTGTAGTTGAGCCACGCTTGTCTACGCAATGGTTTGTTAAGATGGACCAATTGGCCAAGAATGCCATTGCCAACCAAGATACAGAGGACAAGGTAGAATTCTACCCACCTCGTTTCAACGATACCTTCCTCCAATGGATGGAAAATGTCCACGATTGGGTAATCTCTCGTCAGCTCTGGTGGGGTCACCAAATCCCTGCTTGGTACAACGCTGAGGGTGAAATGTATGTTGGCGAAGAAGCTCCTGAAGGTGACGGTTGGACTCAGGACGAAGACGTCTTGGATACTTGGTTCAGTTCGGCCCTTTGGCCATTCTCAACCATGGGCTGGCCTGATGTCGACTCAGAAGACTTCAAACGTTACTTCCCAACTTCAACTTTGGTAACAGGTTACGACATCATCTTCTTCTGGGTGTCTCGTATGATCTTCCAATCATTGGAATTCACTGGCCGTCAACCATTCCAAAACGTTCTGATCCACGGTCTTATCCGTGATGAGCAAGGACGTAAGATGTCTAAATCTCTCGGAAACGGGATTGATCCGATGGATGTTATCGAAAAATATGGTGCCGATGCCCTTCGTTGGTTCCTTTCAAACGGTTCTGCACCAGGGCAAGACGTACGCTTCTCTTACGAGAAAATGGATGCGTCATGGAACTTCATTAACAAGATTTGGAACATCTCTCGCTACATCCTCATGAACAATGAAGGTTTGACCCTTGAGCAAGCAACTGCTAATGTCGAAAAAGTTGTTAACAAGGAAGCTGGAAATGTCACTGACCGTTGGATTCTCCACAACCTCAATGAAACGATTGGAAAAGTCACTGAAAACTTTGACAAATTTGAGTTTGGTGTCGCTGGCCACATCCTCTACAACTTCATCTGGGACGAGTTTGCGGACTGGTATGTTGAGTTGACCAAGGAAGTCCTTTATAGCGATAACGAAGAAGAGAAAGTCATCACACGTTCTGTTCTCCTTTATACTTTGGACAAAATCCTTCGTCTCCTTCACCCAATTATGCCTTTCGTTACAGAGGAAATCTTTGGGCAAATCTCAGAAGGCTCTATCGTTACAGCAGAATACCCAACTGTTAACCCAGCCTTTGAAGACCTCGCTGCTCACACTGGTGTAGAAAGCCTCAAAGACTTGATCCGTGCTGTTCGTAATGCGCGTGCGGAAGTAAACGTTGCACCAAGTAAGCCAATCACGATTCTTGTTAAGACAAGCGATAGCGATTTGGAAGCCTTCTTTAACAGTAATGTCAACTACATCAAACGCTTCACAAATCCAGAGCACTTGGAAATCGCATCAAACATCCCTGCACCTGAACTCGCTATGTCAAGCGTCATCACTGGAGCAGAAATCTACTTGCCACTCGCTGACCTCCTCAATGTCGAAGAAGAACTCGCTCGTCTCGACAAGGAACTCGCTAAATGGCAAAAAGAACTGGATATGGTAAGTAAGAAGCTCTCTAACGAACGCTTCGTAGCCAATGCCAAACCAGAAGTCGTCCAAAAAGAACGCGACAAACAAGCCGACTACCAAGCTAAATACGACGCGACCGTAGCACGTATTGATGAGATGAAGAAGTTGGTGAAATAA
- a CDS encoding ATP-dependent nuclease, with protein MRIDKITIEGYRRFNKSTINLNHGNFAILAGANNSGKTSLIQLLDIVFNNKSRKSVYFNDFSISLKSLLDKKVKELDLSSDFNDEKFIEFINYINEHIKIKLQIVLSYDVEESIGLFANYLMDLEDDMRNFYFEYNYKLNTEVIKEEFIKQDIKSATILQEIIEQNTESIYFYADKDFNNKKIIEYKDFKKLFHFEYISADRELDDENLKNKKITTSIISSSDSTDRDSIWDSKFDELKNKIANDLAESEIDSSIQKEAQQVLSDLKDSLDNVSKNEIEALEAKFHFNEKNLLNLIKDSLLINYSHSTDEFLFSLTEESQGLGVSNLIYMSLQIDRFRRTIQPTTVNLFVIEEPEAHMHIQMQKVLVSYIETIFSKQKNLQGIITTHSTEIVKNVDVNDIKVIRSENNFMNRIVDLHQFIVNNGDKKFYETFFKLNFADLIFSDAVIFYEGDAERMYFESLINRKHSKYINLTRQYISYCQCGGAHAHKYFPLLNELRMTACVFTDIDYDKEREELEGIDSDKSSNATLNSILSGENKNVGSIYQQQRENRRKNIEVFTQTCHDGYSRTLEEAILYKLLFPIPPYSEINRRKYRSQMITAFVNKKRVKRNIKSRKYNQANKNRNKGVFIKYGRDFWKDIKIESKLDFSIPTKKGLAISIRDVVNSMDKTDFMYSIIMNGKEAEILPNYIEEGLLWLNNKITSTK; from the coding sequence ATGAGAATTGATAAAATTACTATTGAGGGATATAGACGCTTTAATAAAAGTACAATAAATTTAAATCATGGAAATTTTGCTATTTTAGCAGGAGCTAACAATAGTGGAAAAACTTCGCTTATTCAGCTGTTAGACATTGTTTTCAATAATAAATCAAGAAAGTCAGTGTATTTTAATGATTTTTCTATCTCATTAAAGTCTTTGTTGGATAAAAAAGTTAAGGAATTAGATCTTTCCTCAGATTTTAATGATGAGAAGTTCATTGAATTTATAAATTATATTAATGAACATATAAAAATAAAACTTCAAATTGTATTGTCCTATGATGTGGAGGAATCCATAGGTCTATTTGCAAACTACCTAATGGATCTAGAAGATGATATGCGGAACTTTTATTTTGAATACAATTATAAACTCAATACAGAGGTAATAAAAGAAGAATTTATTAAACAAGATATCAAATCAGCTACAATACTTCAAGAAATCATAGAACAAAATACAGAAAGTATTTATTTTTATGCTGATAAAGATTTCAATAATAAGAAAATTATTGAATATAAAGATTTTAAAAAATTATTCCATTTTGAATATATATCTGCTGATAGAGAACTAGATGATGAAAATCTTAAAAATAAAAAGATAACTACATCGATTATTTCATCATCTGATTCCACTGACCGTGATTCTATATGGGATAGTAAATTTGATGAATTAAAAAATAAAATAGCTAATGATTTAGCTGAATCAGAAATTGATTCTAGTATTCAAAAAGAAGCACAACAAGTTTTATCCGACTTAAAAGATAGTCTAGACAATGTATCAAAAAATGAAATTGAAGCTTTGGAAGCGAAATTTCATTTTAACGAAAAGAATTTATTGAACTTGATTAAGGATAGTTTATTAATCAATTATTCACATAGTACCGATGAATTTTTGTTTAGTTTAACTGAAGAATCTCAAGGTCTTGGGGTTAGTAATCTAATTTATATGAGCCTCCAAATTGATAGATTTAGAAGAACAATTCAACCAACTACTGTTAATCTATTTGTTATCGAAGAACCTGAAGCACATATGCATATACAAATGCAGAAAGTGCTAGTTAGTTATATTGAAACTATTTTTAGTAAACAAAAAAATCTACAAGGAATTATTACAACTCATTCAACTGAAATTGTAAAAAATGTAGATGTTAATGATATAAAAGTCATTCGTTCAGAAAATAATTTTATGAATCGTATAGTTGATTTGCATCAATTTATTGTTAATAATGGAGATAAAAAATTTTATGAAACATTTTTTAAATTGAATTTCGCAGATTTAATTTTTTCAGATGCTGTTATCTTTTATGAGGGTGATGCAGAGAGAATGTATTTTGAAAGTTTGATTAATAGGAAACATTCAAAATATATCAATTTAACTCGTCAATATATAAGTTATTGTCAATGTGGTGGAGCTCACGCACATAAATATTTTCCACTATTAAATGAATTGAGAATGACGGCCTGTGTCTTTACTGATATTGATTACGATAAAGAAAGGGAGGAATTAGAGGGAATAGATAGTGATAAATCTTCTAATGCGACTTTAAACTCAATATTATCTGGTGAGAATAAAAATGTTGGCAGTATATATCAACAACAAAGAGAAAATAGAAGGAAAAATATAGAAGTTTTCACTCAAACATGTCATGATGGTTATTCCAGAACTTTAGAAGAAGCAATTTTATATAAACTACTTTTTCCTATCCCTCCTTATTCTGAAATAAATCGAAGAAAGTACCGTTCACAAATGATTACAGCATTTGTGAATAAAAAAAGAGTCAAAAGAAATATAAAATCAAGAAAATACAATCAAGCAAATAAGAATAGGAATAAAGGTGTATTTATAAAATATGGGAGAGATTTTTGGAAAGATATAAAGATTGAATCAAAATTAGATTTTTCTATCCCGACTAAAAAGGGATTAGCAATCAGCATCAGAGATGTTGTAAATAGTATGGACAAAACCGACTTCATGTATTCAATTATCATGAATGGCAAAGAAGCTGAAATACTACCTAATTATATCGAGGAGGGATTATTATGGCTCAACAACAAAATAACTTCTACAAAATAA
- a CDS encoding IS5 family transposase (programmed frameshift), which produces MNYEVSKPLTDARFKRLVGVQRTTFEEMLAVLKTAYQRKHAKGGRTPKLSLEDLLMATLQYMREYRTYEQIAADFGIHESNLIRRSQWVESTLIQSGFTISKTHLSAEDTVIVDATEVKINRPKKQLANYSGKKKCHAMKAQAIVTSQGRIVSLDIAVNYCHDMKLFKMSRRNIGQAGKILADSGYQGLMKMYSQAQTPRKSSKLKPLTLEDKSYNHALSKERIKVENIFAKVKTFKIFSTTYRNRRKRFGLRMNLITGIINRELGF; this is translated from the exons ATGAATTATGAAGTAAGTAAACCATTAACTGATGCACGCTTTAAACGCCTTGTTGGTGTTCAGCGCACTACTTTTGAAGAGATGTTAGCCGTATTAAAAACAGCTTATCAACGTAAACACGCAAAAGGTGGACGGACCCCTAAGTTAAGCTTAGAAGATCTCCTCATGGCTACTCTTCAATACATGCGCGAATACCGTACTTATGAACAAATTGCGGCTGATTTTGGCATTCACGAAAGCAACTTAATTCGTCGGAGTCAATGGGTTGAATCAACTCTTATTCAAAGTGGCTTTACGATTTCAAAAACTCATCTTAGTGCTGAGGATACGGTGATTGTGGATGCAACAGAGGTAAAAATAAATCGTCCTAAAAAA CAACTAGCCAATTATTCTGGTAAAAAGAAATGCCATGCTATGAAGGCTCAAGCGATTGTCACAAGCCAAGGGAGAATTGTTTCTTTGGATATTGCAGTGAACTATTGCCACGATATGAAATTGTTCAAAATGAGTCGCAGAAATATCGGACAAGCTGGTAAAATCTTGGCTGACAGTGGTTATCAAGGACTCATGAAGATGTATTCACAAGCGCAAACTCCGAGGAAATCAAGCAAACTTAAGCCACTAACTCTTGAAGATAAATCCTATAACCATGCGCTATCTAAAGAGAGAATCAAGGTTGAGAATATTTTTGCCAAAGTAAAAACGTTTAAAATATTTTCAACAACCTATCGAAATCGACGCAAACGGTTTGGATTACGAATGAATTTGATTACTGGCATTATCAATCGTGAACTAGGATTCTAG
- a CDS encoding UvrD-helicase domain-containing protein → MFRRKSITYTNRASQVMQERIVSPNVEISTIHSFLNKFLKPFFRNEKVIDYYLEIYKEEIETTLKEETKLNRYKERFQVEGEVSEETIKSNLYEIYYNERQYSSVLNGGLSHDDLLNFSFKLIDRFPKIGFKLREMYDYIFIDEVQDTNAVILRFFYNSAKDSSTNVYFLGDKMQEIYNKYDGSFETEFREFDGNLSKTFTTNYRSSEEIVDLLNNLYQSSSRVKQVAYKGKKGQFPQLVFTDNIEKYLFDNREAYEEFYKLRTINKKRFQNINNSGKSAEEIYTIYQKIYPNNGRVSVMDVLTNSNYDENPDVLMSFLSLLFQVLNEYKNKNYGEVIRILKNSKRNLSFGKFISVFNNHLLKIELHEDKLKLKEKMNFFIELLESDSSLETVLQELVNEKIISSDFYKFISSYERNGSFLYTDLFSSSIELFKLIDEYNRNPMVSTQHGVKGEGHKKILFVAENSSNPGIKIYEFLNLFTHFYTQNKFNFDSFQQFFYNFNRDIFLLEDKLEKKISKIQAEDRKQYIDDFQNIYNKYLDNDYFKFICLKQNTLQLREKTCLADIKIIFNNNTVRSILTAYKLFYVGCSRAEEELVVLINASQIDNMTEFKNCFKQIGFQI, encoded by the coding sequence TTGTTTCGCAGGAAGTCTATTACCTATACTAATAGAGCCTCCCAAGTAATGCAGGAAAGAATTGTTTCTCCAAACGTTGAAATATCAACTATTCATAGTTTCTTAAATAAGTTTTTAAAGCCATTCTTTAGAAATGAGAAAGTTATAGACTATTATCTTGAAATTTATAAAGAAGAAATTGAGACTACACTCAAAGAAGAAACAAAATTAAATAGATATAAAGAAAGATTTCAAGTAGAGGGTGAAGTTTCTGAGGAGACAATAAAATCAAATTTATATGAAATTTATTATAATGAACGACAATACTCATCCGTGTTAAATGGTGGTTTATCTCATGATGATTTATTGAACTTTTCATTTAAATTAATAGATAGATTTCCTAAAATTGGGTTTAAGTTACGTGAGATGTATGATTATATTTTCATTGATGAAGTTCAAGATACAAATGCAGTTATTTTGAGATTTTTTTATAATTCGGCTAAAGATAGTTCAACAAATGTTTATTTTCTTGGAGACAAGATGCAAGAAATCTATAATAAATATGATGGTTCGTTTGAAACTGAATTTAGAGAATTTGATGGTAATCTCTCAAAAACCTTTACCACCAATTACCGATCCTCTGAAGAAATAGTTGATTTATTAAATAATTTATACCAATCTTCTTCTAGAGTAAAACAAGTCGCCTACAAAGGCAAAAAAGGTCAATTCCCTCAATTAGTCTTCACAGATAACATTGAAAAATATTTATTTGATAATAGAGAGGCTTACGAAGAGTTTTATAAATTAAGAACAATTAATAAAAAAAGGTTTCAAAACATCAATAATAGTGGGAAGTCTGCTGAAGAAATCTATACAATATATCAGAAAATATACCCTAATAATGGTCGTGTTAGTGTAATGGATGTTTTGACAAACAGCAACTATGATGAAAATCCTGATGTGCTAATGTCTTTTTTAAGTTTGTTATTTCAAGTGTTGAATGAATATAAAAATAAAAATTATGGTGAAGTGATTCGTATCTTAAAGAATAGCAAAAGAAACTTATCTTTTGGTAAATTTATTTCAGTTTTTAATAACCATCTTTTGAAAATTGAACTTCATGAGGATAAGTTAAAACTGAAAGAAAAAATGAATTTCTTTATCGAATTATTAGAATCTGATTCTTCGCTAGAAACCGTACTTCAGGAATTAGTTAATGAGAAAATTATCAGTAGTGATTTCTATAAATTTATATCCTCATATGAAAGAAATGGCTCTTTTCTCTATACTGATTTATTCTCTTCATCAATTGAATTATTCAAATTGATTGATGAATATAATAGAAACCCTATGGTGTCAACACAACATGGGGTTAAAGGAGAAGGGCATAAAAAGATATTATTTGTAGCTGAAAATTCAAGTAATCCAGGTATCAAGATATATGAATTTCTAAACCTATTTACACATTTTTATACACAAAATAAATTTAATTTTGATAGTTTTCAACAGTTTTTCTATAACTTTAATCGTGATATTTTCTTACTAGAAGATAAACTAGAAAAAAAAATAAGTAAAATTCAAGCGGAGGATAGAAAACAGTACATTGATGATTTCCAAAATATTTATAACAAATATTTAGATAATGATTACTTTAAGTTTATCTGCTTGAAGCAAAATACGCTACAACTTCGAGAGAAAACTTGTCTCGCAGATATAAAAATTATATTTAACAATAATACGGTTAGATCTATTTTAACAGCTTACAAACTTTTTTATGTTGGTTGTTCCCGAGCTGAAGAAGAATTAGTTGTATTGATTAATGCAAGTCAAATTGACAATATGACGGAATTTAAGAATTGTTTTAAACAAATTGGTTTTCAGATATAA
- a CDS encoding IS3 family transposase (programmed frameshift), producing MKLTYDDKVQIYELRKQGYSLEKLSNKFGINNSNIRYMIKLIDRYGIEFVKKGKNRYYSPDLKQEMINKVLHEGWTKDRVSLEYGLPSRTILLNWLAQYKKNGYTIVEKTRGRIPKMGHKLKTRPEERTELERLQAENEYLRAENAILKKFERTPIEGGKRERRKTEIVQELMTEFSLDILLKAIKLARSTYYYHLKQLDKPDKDQELKAEIQSIFIEHKGNYGYRRIHLELRNRGYLVNHKRVQRLMKVLNLQAKMRQKRKYSSHKGDVGKKADNLIQRQFEAAKPMEKCYTDVTEFAIPNSTQKLYLSPVLDGFNSEIIAFNLSCSPNLEQVQTMLEQAFTEKHYENTILHSDQGWQYQHDSYHRFLESKGIRASMSRKGNSPDNGMMESFFGILKTEMFYGYENTFQSLEHLEQAIVDYIDYYNNKRIKVKLKGLSPVQYRTKSFA from the exons ATGAAATTAACTTATGATGATAAAGTTCAAATCTATGAACTTAGAAAACAAGGATATAGCTTAGAGAAGCTTTCAAATAAATTTGGGATAAACAATTCTAATATTAGGTACATGATTAAATTGATTGATCGTTACGGAATAGAATTCGTCAAAAAAGGAAAAAATCGTTACTATTCTCCTGATTTAAAACAAGAAATGATTAATAAAGTCTTACATGAAGGCTGGACTAAAGATAGAGTTTCACTTGAATACGGCCTCCCAAGTCGTACGATACTTCTTAATTGGCTAGCACAATACAAGAAAAACGGGTATACTATTGTTGAGAAAACAAGAGGGAGAATACCTAAAATGGGACATAAGCTAAAAACGAGACCTGAAGAGAGGACAGAATTAGAACGTCTTCAAGCAGAAAATGAGTACCTGAGAGCGGAGAATGCCATCCTAAAAAAGT TTGAGAGAACTCCGATTGAAGGAGGAAAAAGAGAAAGAAGAAAGACAGAAATTGTTCAAGAATTAATGACTGAGTTTTCGTTAGATATTCTTCTAAAAGCCATTAAACTAGCTCGTTCGACCTACTACTATCACTTGAAACAGCTAGACAAACCAGATAAGGACCAAGAGCTTAAAGCTGAAATTCAATCCATTTTTATCGAACATAAGGGAAATTATGGTTATCGTCGGATTCATTTAGAACTAAGAAATCGTGGTTATCTGGTAAATCATAAAAGAGTTCAACGCTTGATGAAAGTACTCAATTTACAAGCTAAAATGCGACAGAAACGAAAATATTCTTCTCATAAAGGAGACGTTGGTAAGAAAGCAGATAACCTTATTCAACGCCAATTTGAAGCAGCCAAACCAATGGAAAAGTGCTATACGGATGTGACTGAGTTTGCCATTCCAAATAGCACGCAGAAATTGTATTTATCGCCTGTTTTAGATGGCTTTAATAGCGAAATTATTGCTTTTAATCTTTCTTGTTCGCCTAATTTAGAACAAGTACAAACAATGTTGGAACAGGCATTCACAGAGAAGCACTACGAGAATACGATTCTCCATAGCGATCAAGGTTGGCAATACCAACACGATTCTTATCATCGGTTCCTAGAGAGTAAGGGAATTCGAGCATCTATGTCACGTAAGGGCAACAGCCCAGACAACGGCATGATGGAATCTTTCTTTGGCATTCTTAAGACTGAAATGTTTTATGGTTATGAGAATACGTTTCAGTCACTTGAGCACTTGGAACAAGCTATTGTAGACTATATTGATTACTACAACAACAAACGAATTAAGGTAAAACTAAAAGGACTTAGTCCTGTACAATACAGAACTAAATCCTTTGCTTAA
- a CDS encoding YoaK family protein: MPDKLILPQNTRLMGVFLGFIGGSLDVFCHIQYHSLVATQTGNILLLISDWHDSHVINTMLRFCSIIFFSLGFLFALHMKEYRKTAYWRIKMLLPLFIGTLVLPFFSRFPLLEVPFIAFGTGMMMLTFTGSLIEDHPYVIFMTSGNYRKMLTALYRIVRGEGDVQEYRRQALNYGIVVGSFVVGAISLAVSMHFLHEWSIWIVSFNLFLIIAYYIVRVKQLDLQDENI; the protein is encoded by the coding sequence ATGCCAGATAAATTAATTTTACCTCAAAACACACGACTCATGGGAGTGTTCCTTGGCTTTATCGGTGGTTCTTTGGATGTGTTCTGTCATATCCAGTACCATAGTTTGGTGGCGACACAGACAGGGAACATTCTCCTACTGATATCAGATTGGCACGATTCACATGTCATCAATACTATGTTGAGATTCTGCTCGATTATATTCTTTTCCCTAGGCTTTCTTTTTGCCTTACACATGAAAGAATATCGCAAAACAGCCTATTGGCGAATTAAGATGCTACTTCCCTTATTTATCGGGACCCTTGTTCTTCCCTTCTTTTCCCGCTTTCCTCTATTAGAAGTTCCTTTTATTGCTTTTGGAACAGGCATGATGATGCTAACATTTACGGGTAGTTTGATTGAAGATCATCCCTATGTCATTTTTATGACGTCTGGAAATTATAGAAAGATGTTGACTGCTTTGTATCGCATCGTTAGAGGAGAAGGAGATGTTCAAGAATATCGTCGGCAAGCCTTGAACTATGGCATTGTTGTAGGCAGTTTCGTCGTGGGCGCTATTAGCTTGGCTGTATCTATGCATTTTCTCCATGAATGGTCTATCTGGATTGTCAGCTTCAATTTGTTTTTGATTATAGCATACTATATTGTTAGAGTGAAGCAGCTAGATTTGCAAGATGAAAATATATAA
- a CDS encoding NUDIX hydrolase, with product MTETIIPAGMTEREYFEVHATEKEFLDWYCKQDLPQYEKPSVTVDMVAYCFVEGKIKLILIRRKAHPYQNCLALVGGFMDKSEDARHACQREVREEVNLDLPLEKIEQLMTVSTPGRDPRGWTVTIAHLVYLPSRALDLVQAGDDAKDVVFVDVNFQTGKCFLDGLELGEQDFAFDHYAIIQESIKRIQGRLDWNPTFLYLLEEEFTVYEGTELVNLINPGRPIVSNNFLVKYGEYVEEVGLKRVPKKKPRKTYRLK from the coding sequence ATGACTGAAACGATAATCCCAGCTGGAATGACAGAAAGAGAATATTTTGAGGTTCATGCGACTGAGAAGGAATTTTTAGACTGGTACTGCAAACAGGATCTTCCTCAGTATGAAAAACCGAGCGTGACGGTGGATATGGTAGCTTATTGCTTTGTGGAAGGCAAAATCAAACTCATACTAATCCGCCGTAAGGCCCATCCTTATCAGAACTGTTTGGCTTTGGTCGGTGGTTTTATGGATAAGAGCGAAGATGCAAGGCATGCTTGTCAGCGTGAAGTAAGAGAGGAGGTCAACCTCGACCTTCCTTTAGAAAAAATCGAACAGTTGATGACAGTATCTACTCCAGGTCGTGATCCGCGGGGCTGGACGGTTACTATCGCCCATTTGGTGTATCTACCTAGCCGCGCACTTGATCTCGTTCAAGCTGGAGATGATGCAAAGGATGTGGTTTTTGTCGATGTCAATTTTCAGACGGGCAAGTGCTTCCTAGATGGACTAGAGCTGGGGGAGCAAGACTTCGCCTTTGACCATTATGCCATTATCCAAGAATCCATCAAACGAATCCAAGGGCGTCTTGACTGGAATCCGACCTTCCTCTATCTGCTAGAGGAGGAGTTCACTGTCTATGAAGGGACCGAATTGGTCAATCTCATCAACCCAGGACGACCAATCGTCAGCAATAACTTTCTCGTAAAATACGGTGAGTATGTAGAAGAAGTTGGGCTCAAACGAGTGCCTAAAAAGAAACCAAGAAAAACCTATCGATTGAAATAA